The window TCCGGGAACCCGACGGTCTGGCCATGAGCTCGCGCAACACCTACCTCACCCCCGAAGAACGACAGCAGGCCACCATCCTCTTCCGCGCAATCCAGTTTGCCCGCAACCGGGTCCGACAACGCCCCACCCCCGCCGGCCAGCTCCGCCGCGCCGTCGCACGCCTCGTGGCCAGCCAACCCTCCGCCCGCCTCGATTACGTGGCCTTCTTCGACTCCGACACCCTCCAGCCCGTGCACACCGTCCAACCCGGCACTCACATGGCCCTGGCCGTCTTCATCGGCAAAACGCGACTGATCGACAACGATCGACTCTGACAGCACAACCCCGGGCCCAATTCCATCCGCATCGCAACCAAAACCCGTCCCTGCTACAATCCCGGACCATGGAACGCTACGATTACCTCGTCCTCGGCAGCGGCATCGCAGGCCTCATGTTCGCCCTCAAGGTGGCACCCCACGGCCGCGTCGCCATCGTCACCAAAAAAGATCGCGCCGAATCCAACACCAACTACGCCCAGGGCGGCATCGCAGCCGTCACCAGCCGGGAGGACTCCTTCGAACTCCACATCCGCGACACCCTCGCCGCCGGCGCCGGCCTCTGCAAACCCGACGTTGTCCGCACCGTCGTCGAAGAAGGGCCCGCCCGCATCGCCGAACTCATCGAACTGGGCGTCCAGTTCACCGAACGCGAAGTCCCGGGCGAAGACGGCGGGCGCGAGCTCGATCTCGGCCGCGAAGGCGGCCACAGCAAACGCCGCATCCTTCATGCCCGCGACATGACCGGCCGCGAAATCGAACGCGCCCTCCTCCGCGCCGTGGCCGCCCGCCCCACCATCACCCTCTTCGAAAACCACTTCGCCATCGACCTCATCACCACCCGCAAACTCGGCCGCCCCGGCCCCAACCGTTGCGTCGGCGCCTACGTCCTGGACAAACTCACCGGCCAGGTCAAAACCTTCGCCGCCCCCGTCACCGTCCTGGCCACCGGCGGCTGCGGCAAGGTCTACCTCTACACCACCAACCCCGACATCGCCACCGGCGACGGCGTCGCCATGGCCTACCGCGCCGGCGTCCCCATCGCCAACATGGAATTCATCCAGTTCCACCCCACCTGCCTCTATCATCCCAAGGCCAAATCCTTCCTCATCAGCGAAGCCGTCCGCGGCGAGGGCGGCGTCCTCAAAACCCTCGACGGCGTCGAGTTCATGAAAGACGTCCACCCCCTCGGATCACTCGCCCCGCGCGACATCGTCGCCCGCGCCATCGACAGCGTCATGAAACGAACGGGCGCCGACCACGTCCTGCTCGACATCACCCACAAACCCGCCCCCTTCATCATCCAACGCTTCCCCAACATCTACGAAACCTGCCTCCGCTACGGCATCGACATCACCAAGGAACCCATCCCCGTCGTGCCCGCCGCCCACTACCAATGCGGCGGCGTGGTCGCCACCGTCGACGGCGTCACCGAGCTGCCCGGCCTCTACGCCATCGGCGAGGTCGCCTGCACCGGCCTCCACGGCGCCAATCGCCTCGCCAGCAACTCCCTCCTCGAAGCCCTCGTCTGCGCCCACCGCGCCGCCCAACACGCCCTGCGCGCCGACCTGCCACCCGTCGACTTCGACATCCCCCCATGGCAAACCGGCAACGCCACCAACCCGGACGAACTGGTCGTCGTATCCCACAACTGGGACGAAATCCGCCGTTGCATGTGGGACTACGTCGGAATCGTCCGCACCACCAAACGCCTCCTCCGCGCCCAAAAACGCCTCGCCAACCTCCAGCAGGAAATCCAGGAATACTACTGGAACTTCATCGTGACACCCGACCTCCTCGAACTCCGCAACCTCGCCACCGTCGCCGAAATCATCGTTCAATCCGCCCTCCAACGCCCCGAAAGCCGCGGTCTCCACTACACCCTCGACCATCCCAACCCCGACCCCGCTTGGGAACAACGCGACACCATCATCCGCAAACCCTGAACCCCTAACCACGGTCCCGAACCGACACCCACTTAACCTGCACTTGCCCGGGCCACACCGCTCTCCCACGAGAACACCGCCCCGCCAGGCCTTCCGAAACTTAAAAAGCCCGGCGAGCTCCATCGCCGGGCCTTGGAATCAACTCTCCCAACCTTTCCTGTCTCCCCGGGCCGGCCCTTCAGGTCCCACTCACACAGCACCCGACCGGCCCGGGTGGCAGAATCACCGACGGTCACGGTTCCGATTCCCGCCACCTCCGCCGCGGCCACCCCGCGACCGACGCCCCCCATGCCCATGCTCGGACCGGTGCCCACGCTCACGCGACTCCTGCCGGTGCTGCGGCGAACGCTCAGCCGACCGGCCCCCGGCACTCCCATGACCACCCCCGCCCGAAGCCCCCTGGGTCTGCGACGGTGCCGAACCCGCCGACTGCGCCTGCTCCCCACCAGACGTGCCCTCCGCCACCGCCGACGCGGCCGCACCCTCTCCGGTCCCGCCCCCCTGCTGAGCCGCCATCTGCGCATCCCGCTCGTTCATCGCCGCCTTCCGTGACAGGCGCACCCGACCCTTCTCGTCCACACCCAGCACCTTCACCCAAATCTCATCGCCAATCTTGACAATGTCCTCCGTCTTCTTGACCCGGAAGTTCGCCAGCTCGCTGATGTGGACCAGGCCGTCCTTCCCCGGCAAAAACTCCACAAACGCACCGAAGTCCTTGATCGTTACCACCTTGCCACGGTAGATCTTCCCCACCTCGGCCTCCGCCGAAAGGGCCTCGATCGCCTCCCGGGCAATCCGCATCCCCTCCTCCGACACCGAGTAAATGCGCACCGTACCGTCGTCCTCGATGTCAATCTCGCAACCCGACTCGTCCACCAGCTTCTTGATGTTCTTGCCGCCCGG is drawn from Limisphaera ngatamarikiensis and contains these coding sequences:
- the nadB gene encoding L-aspartate oxidase — encoded protein: MERYDYLVLGSGIAGLMFALKVAPHGRVAIVTKKDRAESNTNYAQGGIAAVTSREDSFELHIRDTLAAGAGLCKPDVVRTVVEEGPARIAELIELGVQFTEREVPGEDGGRELDLGREGGHSKRRILHARDMTGREIERALLRAVAARPTITLFENHFAIDLITTRKLGRPGPNRCVGAYVLDKLTGQVKTFAAPVTVLATGGCGKVYLYTTNPDIATGDGVAMAYRAGVPIANMEFIQFHPTCLYHPKAKSFLISEAVRGEGGVLKTLDGVEFMKDVHPLGSLAPRDIVARAIDSVMKRTGADHVLLDITHKPAPFIIQRFPNIYETCLRYGIDITKEPIPVVPAAHYQCGGVVATVDGVTELPGLYAIGEVACTGLHGANRLASNSLLEALVCAHRAAQHALRADLPPVDFDIPPWQTGNATNPDELVVVSHNWDEIRRCMWDYVGIVRTTKRLLRAQKRLANLQQEIQEYYWNFIVTPDLLELRNLATVAEIIVQSALQRPESRGLHYTLDHPNPDPAWEQRDTIIRKP